AACTCATTTGCCTAATCTCATCATCGGCACCTTCAATTTTTGGCGCGTACAGATCATCTGGTACCGGCTTGGATTCCGTCTTCTACCAAATCAGCAATCGCATTCGTTTGCGTCACCACAATCTCCTTCGCTGTTTCTTCACCTAAAAAGGAGAAGAGCTGAAGCATCTCTGTTGTCGTACGGAAATGCACTTCAGGCAACTCTTGACGATTTAACGGATTTGCTCCACCTTGTGAAGCAATGAGGATTTTGCGGTTAATATGATCTTCTTTTTGCAGATAGTGTACATTGCCTGTCGCAACGACTGGTTTGTCTAGTTTTTTACCAAGCTCAACGATATTACCGATGATCTCATGTAAGGACTCTTCATTTTTAACCAATTCCCGCTCAATTAAATGAGCATAGTTAGACGGCGGTTGCACTTCAAAATAATCATAAAAAGCGGCCAAGCTCTCAACTTCATCTGCAGATTTCTGCATCATCCCTTCAAACACTTCACCTTTATCACAAGCCGAACCAATAATTAATCCTTCACGGTACTTGTTTAACTGTGAGCGCGGAATACGCGGATTCCTGAAAAAGTATTCTAGATGCGAAATGCTTATAAGTTTATATAAATTTTTCAGACCTGTTTGTGATGTCACAAGAATTGTACAATGTGACGGTCGTTGGCGATGAAAATTCCCTTGTCCCATGTGTTGATTAATCTCGTCATGAGAAAGAATTTCTTTTGCACGAGCATCCTTAAGCATTTTCCAAAGCAAATAACCTGTGGCTTCCGCATCATAGATAGCCCGGTGATGACTCACAAGCTCGATATCAAATTTCTTACATAATGAATTTAAGCGGTGATTTTTCAACTCTGGATATAAAAACCGGCCAAGCTCAAGTGTGTCAATGACTGGGTTTGTTACTTCTCCCATATCCATCCTTTTGTAACCAACATTTAAGAATCCAATGTCAAAGCTAGCATTATGAGCAACAAGTACAGACCCTTTTGCAAACTCATAAAAATCCTTCAACACATCTTCTACTTCCGGCTGCCCTCGTACCATATCATCTGTGATACCAGTCAAATTCATGATAGTGTGACTTAAAGGTTCATGTGGGTCGGCAAAAGACTCAAAGCGATCAATTATTTCCCCATCTTTAATTTTGACAGCAGCAAGCTCAATAATTGTATTATAGACGGCTGACAAACCAGTTGTCTCCACGTCAAAAACAACGTATTCAGCGGTTTCAAGATCTAGCTTTTTTTCATTGTAGGCAATCGGAACCCCATCATCGACTAGATTCGCTTCTAGACCAAATAATACTTTTATCCCGTGTTTTTTACTTGCAGAGTAGGCCTCTGGAAAAGCTTGAGCAACAGCATGATCAGTAATAGCCATTGCTTTATGTCCCCACGCCGCTGCTTGCTCAACGTAGCGACCAACAGACGTCATACCATCCATTTGACTCATTGATGAATGGAGGTGAAGTTCTACTCGTTTCTCTTCTGCGTTATCCGTAATAACTTCTGGTTGAATCTGATTGATATCATTCGCGATCATAACGAGGTCGCGAACAAACGTATCGTTTTGGATGCCCCCTCGAACCTTCAGCCACATTCCTTTTTTAACAGCTGAAAGCAGTGGCAAGTCTTCCTTATCACGAGAGAAGATTTTCACCAGGATAGAGTCCGTGTAATCTGTTATTTTAAAGGTTAATAACGAGCGTCCGCTACGTAGTTCACGAATTTCTGAGGCAAACACTAAGCCTTGAACCGTAATTCTGCGTTCTTCATCAAGAATGCCTTCAATCGGTGTCGCATCGTCTTTAATAGGATAACCAAGCATAAGAGGTTTGCCTTGCAGATCATTTGCTGCCTGTTCCTCTGCTTTTTTCTTCTCAATCATCGCTTCGACCACTTTGGAGTGGTCCTCTTCTTCACGATTTTTGACAAATTGCTCAAAGGCTTGAGTGGATTCCTGATATTTTGCTTCGAGTAAAACGTTCGGCAATCCAAATGTTGAAAGACATTCATTTAATGGTTCTGCAAGTTTACGTTTTAATGCAGTCGCTTCTGTTTCATTACGCACCTGAATGGTCGCTACTCTTCCATCAAATGCTGGTGTTTGATTTTTTAATAATGTACGTAATGCATCAGAGACGTCCGTGACCTTTGAAACAACAAGTGGCCAATAGCCTAACCAAACCGATTCTGTTGGGGCACTTGTTTCATAATGGAAGCTATGGGTTACTTCAGCTATATGTTTAAATGTATGTGTAAGACGGTCCGCAAACAACTGATAAACAGATGCTGGAACAAGCTGCGGGATCGTAATATGAAAATGCCAGCTTTTCTTTTCTTTTGAGATCACTAGTTTTTGAATATAGCCATTAGTAAAATAACCAGAAACAATCTCTTCAGGAATTTGTAACTGCGTCAATAATAATTGCAGTCTTTCTTGTCGTATCTGCTTATCTTGATCGATTTCTGGCACCCCCTATTAGGATTCATTTATCAAAATAAAAAAGGGCTGATACAGGATCGGATCAGCCCAAACAATTTATACGTTTGAGAGCTCCTGCAGTTTTGATTGAATCGTTTCTGCAAGATCATCTACATGTACATCAAGAGACTCGCCAGTTGAACGTACTTTTAGTTCAACAAAGCCTTCTTGTGCTCTTTTACCAACAGCTACACGGATCGGCATACCTATGAGGTCAGCATCCTTAAACTTCACACCAGCTCTCTCAGGGCGATCGTCATATAACACATCCCAACCTGATTGTTTGAGTGAGGCATAAAGTTGTTCAGAAAGCTCTACTTGCTCTTCATTTTTCGAGTTTAACGTTAATAGATGAAGATCAAATGGAGCAACCGAAACTGGCCAAATAATTCCATTCTCATCGTTATGCTGTTCAATAATAGCTGCAACTGTACGAGAAATACCAATTCCGTAACAGCCCATCTTGTAAGGATTCGCTCGTCCATTTTGATCTAAGAACGTCGCTCCCATTGAATCCGAATAGAAGGTTCCTAGTTTAAAGACTTGTCCAATTTCAATTCCACGTGCAAATTGAATCGTACCTTCACCATCAGGAGACGCGTCCCCTTCTTGAATTGTACGTAGGTCAGCATAACTATCAATCTTTAAATCACGTGCAGGATCAACTTGAATGGCAACTTCATCTTTCGTCGCTGTATTCATTAAGATTCCTGATAAACCTTTAAGAGATTGGTCAGCAATGATTCGAATACCTTCTTGATCAAGAGCGGAGAGCAATCCAGCCTCAACGTTAAATGCTTGTTCAACTTCTTGCTCACTAAGCACTGATACTGACTTAACATGAAGCTCGTGTATAGACTTCACTTCATTTAACTCATGATCCGCACGAAGCAAGAGTAACACAATTTCATCATCATTCAATTTGACAGGCACAGTGCGAACAGTATGAGATAATGGCCACTCTAATTGCTGTGCCGCTTCTTTTATCGTTAAAGCTGCTGTAACTGTGGCTTTCTGTAAAGGTTCAGAAGAAGTAGCTTCTTCATTTTCCTCAGGTAACACAGCTGCCATTTCAATATTTGCCGCGTACGTAGAAGTATCAGAATAAGCAATCGTATCCTCGCCAACTTCAGCTAGCGCCATGAATTCAAATGTGTCCTTACCACCCATCGCACCTGAGTCAGCAATGACTGCACGAAAAGTTAAGCCCGCTCTAGTAAAAATGCGCTCATACGCTTGATACATCGCTTGATAGGTTTCATCTAAGCTCTCTTCTGTACCATGAAAGGAATAGGCATCTTTCATAATAAACTCTCTTCCTCTAAGCAATCCAAACCGCGGACGTCGTTCATCGCGGAATTTTGTTTGAATCTGAAAAACATTTAGAGGAAGTTTTTTATAAGAGCCAATTGCATCACGAATGATACTCGTAATCACTTCTTCATGAGTTGGCCCAAGAGCAAAGTCACGTCCGTGGCGATCTTTTAAACGGATTAACTCACCACCCATTTTATCCCAACGACCGGTCTCCTGCCAAAGCTCAGCAGGATGAAGAGATGGAAGAGTTAGCTCTTGTGCTTCAATTGCTTCAAGCTCTTCACGAACAATAGCTTCTACTTTTGCGATCACACGTTTAGCTAATGGTAAATACGTATAGACACCTGCAGCTGTTTGACGCATCATACCTGCACGTAACATCAGCTGATGACTTTTTACATCTGCATCAGAAGGTACATCACGTAATGTTGGTAACAAAAATGTTTTTTGTCTCATAAATCCCTAGTCCCTTCTCAATTTCTATCTCTACATAAACAACTTACTTATATCATTCCAAGTAACCACTATCATAAGAAGCATCAGAAAGGCAAAGCCAACAAACTGAATCATACCTTCTTTTTGTGGATCAACTGGTTTTCCTCTTACAGCCTCGTACCCTAAAAATACTAGTCTGCCTCCATCCATCGTTGGAATTGGCAACAGATTAATAATTCCTAGATTTACACTTAACATGGCCGCAAAATTAATCAGAGTTAAAATACCGAGCGATGCTGCTTCACCAGTAATGTTATAGATTCCAACAGGACCGGCGATATAATCAAGTGAGAATTGCCCTGTAATAATCGTGCCAAGCGTTTTAAAGATCGACACTGTTAATTCATAAGGCATGATAAACCCTTCTAAAAAGGCAGCCCCAAAATTCCTTTCAGCAACGGGACTCACACCTAGTTGACCTATTTGCTCAGGTCCTAAGTCAATCGAAATCGTGTCTGCCTCTAGCTGAATAATCTGTCCATCTCGTTCAACACCAACTGTTAATGTAGAATTAGGATGATCTTCAATAATCGATGTCACTTGTCTCCACGTTGACACATCTTGCCCATTAAGGCTTTGAATGACATCATTTTCCTGAATACCTGCTGCTTCAGCTCCTGATCCAGGACTTACCGCTGAAACTTCTGGTGTTGGAACTCCATTAATTGATGCGATTACTACAAACAACACAAATGCCAGCACAAAGTTCATCAATGGCCCCGCAAAAATGGCCATTGCACGTTTTCCAACAGATTTAGAGCCAAATTGGCGATTATAAGGAGCAATTTGATTTGGCACTTCGTCTTGAATGACATCTGCTCGTTCATGGACCTGATACACGATACGTTGGTCCTCATCATCAAACGCCTCGATGACCAGTTCTCTTTCTAAATCAATTCGTTCAACCTGAACCACCTGAGCTTCTGGATGCTTCGACTTATTATTGACATAAATTTTTGTCACTTTGTCCTGTTCATCGAGAACTAGTCCAACTTCATAACCTGGTTTAATTGAAATTTGCTCAGGATCTTCTCCTGCCATCCGAACAAACCCACCAATAGGAAGGAGACGTACTGTATAGATTGTTTCATCTCGTTTAAAAGAAAAAAGCTTAGGACCCATACCTATCGCAAACTCACGGCAGAGAATTCCGGCTTTTTGAGCAAAATACAAATGCCCCCATTCGTGAACAAATACAAGCACACTAAAAATAACCAGAAATGAAAGTAATGTATTCAATGTTAATCTTCTCCGCCTTTCTTGCTACAATTTTGCTTGCACAAATCTGCGTGTCTGCTCATCAGCATGAAGAATCTCTTCAAGATTTGGATCGGCAATCCGTTCATGCTGATTTAATGATGCTTCAATTAAATCTTCAATCTGTAAAAATGAAATCTGATTGTTTAAGAACGCAGCAACCGCAATTTCATTCGCAGCATTTAACACAGTTGGTACCGTGCCTGCTTCTCGACCAGCATCATACGCAAATTTCATACAGCGATAACGTTCCATGTCCAATTTTCCAAAATGGAGCTTCTCCATTTCCCATAAGTTTAACCTGTCCGCAGTCTCTCGCGCAAGTCGCTTAGGGTATGTTAGGGCATATTGGATTGGTAAGCGCATATCAGCCGTTCCGAGCTGCGCCATTACACTACGATCACTAAACTCTATCATGGAGTGAATAATGCTTTCTCGATGCATGAGAACATCAATTTGATCGTAAGCAATATTAAACAACCAGTGTGCTTCAATCACTTCTAAACCTTTGTTCATCATCGTTGCTGAATCAATTGTAATTTTAGAACCCATTGACCAATTGGGATGAGCTAAAGCTTCCTTAACGGTTACACCCTTTAGTTCTTCCCTTGTCCGATCTCTAAAACTACCTCCTGATGCAGTGATAATTAATCGATCAATTGACGATGCATCTTCACCATTTAATGCTTGAAAAATAGCAGAGTGTTCGCTATCAACAGGAATCAATGATACTCCATGTCTATTCGCTTCAGTTGTCACAATATGACCTGCTGTTACAAGAGTTTCTTTATTGGCTATGGCAATGTCTCGTCCCGCTTTGATTGCAGCAAGCGTTGGTTTTAAACCAACACTTCCAATTACAGCGTTTACCAACACATGTGCATCTTCATGGCACGCTACTTCCATCAGCCCTTCTTCTCCAGAAAGAATGATCGCAACATCCCCTATTTCTTGTTTTAACTTCTCAACATCTTCGTCTCGTTTTACACTAACAAGCGCCGGCTTAAATTCTCGTACTTGCTTACTAACAAGCTCAATATTTGAACCAGCTGATAGCGCAACAAGTTTAAAATAGTCAGGATTAGATCGAATGACATCTAATGTTTGTGTCCCGATTGATCCAGTTGAGCCTAATAAACTGATCTTCTTCAAACAATCACTCTCCATTTGTCTCATTTATTGTCGAATGCTCAAATTAATTGAATGAGGTGAAGAATAGGCATCACAAAGATTAAACTGTCAAAACGGTCTAATATTCCACCATGACCAGGCAACACATTTCCCGAGTCCTTTACAGCATAATGACGTTTTAATGCAGATTCTACTAAATCACCTATTTGTCCAAATACAGAGGCCACTACCATGATAATAAATGCTGTTGTAAAGCTTATGTATACAGATAAATCGGGTAACAAAAAGTAAAACGCAGTGCCGAGAAGCAAGGCAAAGAAAACGCCTCCTAGTGATCCTTCTATTGTTTTATTCGGACTTATATCTGGCCAAAGCTTATTTTTACCAATAGCTCGTCCAACAAAATAAGCAGCCGAATCGGTTGTCCAAATTAACAGGATAACAAAGAACACTAACGCCATTCCAATATTAGGCGTTTCTCTAGTTAGCATGAGGTAATGAAAACCAAACCCAACATATACCGATGATAAAACAACAAATCCGACTTCATCAAATGTAAATGTGTTTTTTGTCAGAACCGTCAACATAAGCATAATTAAAATAAAGAAGATAAATAACTCGACTTTTGTAAACTGAAACGGAAAAACCGCGTTAAACCAAGAAGCTGGTACGAGTAATATCCACATGGAAATCAGACCTGTAATTCCTGTTAAAGACAAGGCCCGCATTTTTTTCATTCTTAGTAGTTCAATCATTGCGATTGAGGCAGCAATACTAACAGCTAGATTAAACACTGTTCCGCCTAG
The nucleotide sequence above comes from Alkalicoccobacillus plakortidis. Encoded proteins:
- a CDS encoding phosphatidate cytidylyltransferase, producing the protein MKQRIITGVGFGIVMIAMIFLGGTVFNLAVSIAASIAMIELLRMKKMRALSLTGITGLISMWILLVPASWFNAVFPFQFTKVELFIFFILIMLMLTVLTKNTFTFDEVGFVVLSSVYVGFGFHYLMLTRETPNIGMALVFFVILLIWTTDSAAYFVGRAIGKNKLWPDISPNKTIEGSLGGVFFALLLGTAFYFLLPDLSVYISFTTAFIIMVVASVFGQIGDLVESALKRHYAVKDSGNVLPGHGGILDRFDSLIFVMPILHLIQLI
- a CDS encoding proline--tRNA ligase translates to MRQKTFLLPTLRDVPSDADVKSHQLMLRAGMMRQTAAGVYTYLPLAKRVIAKVEAIVREELEAIEAQELTLPSLHPAELWQETGRWDKMGGELIRLKDRHGRDFALGPTHEEVITSIIRDAIGSYKKLPLNVFQIQTKFRDERRPRFGLLRGREFIMKDAYSFHGTEESLDETYQAMYQAYERIFTRAGLTFRAVIADSGAMGGKDTFEFMALAEVGEDTIAYSDTSTYAANIEMAAVLPEENEEATSSEPLQKATVTAALTIKEAAQQLEWPLSHTVRTVPVKLNDDEIVLLLLRADHELNEVKSIHELHVKSVSVLSEQEVEQAFNVEAGLLSALDQEGIRIIADQSLKGLSGILMNTATKDEVAIQVDPARDLKIDSYADLRTIQEGDASPDGEGTIQFARGIEIGQVFKLGTFYSDSMGATFLDQNGRANPYKMGCYGIGISRTVAAIIEQHNDENGIIWPVSVAPFDLHLLTLNSKNEEQVELSEQLYASLKQSGWDVLYDDRPERAGVKFKDADLIGMPIRVAVGKRAQEGFVELKVRSTGESLDVHVDDLAETIQSKLQELSNV
- the rseP gene encoding RIP metalloprotease RseP, with amino-acid sequence MNTLLSFLVIFSVLVFVHEWGHLYFAQKAGILCREFAIGMGPKLFSFKRDETIYTVRLLPIGGFVRMAGEDPEQISIKPGYEVGLVLDEQDKVTKIYVNNKSKHPEAQVVQVERIDLERELVIEAFDDEDQRIVYQVHERADVIQDEVPNQIAPYNRQFGSKSVGKRAMAIFAGPLMNFVLAFVLFVVIASINGVPTPEVSAVSPGSGAEAAGIQENDVIQSLNGQDVSTWRQVTSIIEDHPNSTLTVGVERDGQIIQLEADTISIDLGPEQIGQLGVSPVAERNFGAAFLEGFIMPYELTVSIFKTLGTIITGQFSLDYIAGPVGIYNITGEAASLGILTLINFAAMLSVNLGIINLLPIPTMDGGRLVFLGYEAVRGKPVDPQKEGMIQFVGFAFLMLLMIVVTWNDISKLFM
- a CDS encoding 1-deoxy-D-xylulose-5-phosphate reductoisomerase → MKKISLLGSTGSIGTQTLDVIRSNPDYFKLVALSAGSNIELVSKQVREFKPALVSVKRDEDVEKLKQEIGDVAIILSGEEGLMEVACHEDAHVLVNAVIGSVGLKPTLAAIKAGRDIAIANKETLVTAGHIVTTEANRHGVSLIPVDSEHSAIFQALNGEDASSIDRLIITASGGSFRDRTREELKGVTVKEALAHPNWSMGSKITIDSATMMNKGLEVIEAHWLFNIAYDQIDVLMHRESIIHSMIEFSDRSVMAQLGTADMRLPIQYALTYPKRLARETADRLNLWEMEKLHFGKLDMERYRCMKFAYDAGREAGTVPTVLNAANEIAVAAFLNNQISFLQIEDLIEASLNQHERIADPNLEEILHADEQTRRFVQAKL